The sequence below is a genomic window from Streptomyces sp. NBC_00289.
CGTTGCCCTGGCGCAGGTCGACCCTGGACCCCTCGGTGTTCTTGCGGGTCCACCGCAGGGCGTCCTCGGACAGCTCCACGGCGTGCACCCGCGAGCGCGGGACCTCCTGGGCGAGGGCGAGCGCGATCGCGCCCGAGCCCGTGCACAGGTCCACGATCAGCGGCTCGACGACGTCCATCGCGCGTACGGCGTCTATGGCCCAGCCGACCACGGACTCCGTCTCGGGTCGCGGCACGAACACCCCGGGGCCCACCTGGAGTTCCAGGTACCGGAAGAAGGCCCGGCCGGTGATGTGCTGGAGCGGCTCGCGCTGCTCACGGCGCGCGATGACCTCCCAGTACCGGGCGTCGAAGTCCGTGTCCTTCACGGAGTGCAGCGCGCCCCGCTTCACGCCGTGCACGAACGCGGCGAGCTCCTCGGCGTCGTTGCGCGGCGAGGGCACGCCTGCGTCGGCCAGCCGCTGGGTGGCCTGGGCCACCTCTGCGAGCAGCAGGTTCACGCTCGTCCTCCGGTAGGTGTACGGGGCTTACGCGGCTGCGAGCTTGGCGGCCGAGTCCGCGTCCACGCAGGCCTGGATCATCGCGTCGAGGTCGCCGTCCAGGACCTGGTCCAGGTTGTACGCCTTGAAGCCGACGCGGTGGTCCGAGATGCGGTTCTCGGGGAAGTTGTACGTGCGGATCTTCTCGGAGCGGTCGACGGTGCGGACCTGGCTGCGGCGGGCGTCGGCGGCCTCCCGCTCCGCCTCCTCCTGTGCCGCGGCGAGCAGCCTGGAGCGCAGGATACGCAGTGCCTGCTCCTTGTTCTGCAGCTGGCTCTTCTCGTTCTGGCAGGAGGCGACGACTCCGGTGGGAATGTGCGTGATGCGCACGGCGGAGTCGGTCGTGTTGACGGACTGGCCGCCGGGCCCCGAGGACCGGTACACGTCGATGCGCAGGTCGTTGGGGTTGACCTCGACGTCGACCTCCTCGGCCTCGGGCGTGACGAGCACACCGGCCGCTGAGGTGTGGATACGGCCCTGGGACTCGGTGGCCGGCACGCGCTGGACGCGGTGCACACCGCCCTCGTACTTCATGCGGGCCCAGACGCCCTGGCCGGGCTCGGTCGCACCCTGGCCGCCCTTGGTCTTCACGGCGACCTGGACGTCCTTGTAGCCGCCCAGCTCGGACTCGGTGGCGTCGATGATCTCGGTCTTCCAGCCGACGCGCTCGGCGTAGCGCAGGTACATCCGCAGCAGGTCGCCGGCGAACAGGGCCGACTCGTCGCCGCCCGCGCCCGCCTTGATCTCGAGGATGACGTCCTTGTCGTCGCTGGGGTCGCGCGGGACCAGGAGCAGCCGCAGCTTCTCCGTCAGTTCCTCGCGCTGCTTCTCCAGCTCCTTGACCTCGGCGACGAAGTCCGGGTCGTCGGCGGCGAACTCGCGCGCGGTCACGATGTCGTCGCCGGTCTGCTTCCAGGAGCGGTACGTGGCGACGATCGGGGTGAGCTCGGCGTAGCGCTTGTTCAGCTTGCGCGCGTTGGCCTGGTCGGAGTGCACCGACGGATCGGCGAGCTTGGTCTCCAGGTCGGCGTGCTCACCGACGAGATCCTCGACGGCCTCGAACATCTTGGGCTCCTGTGCTGCGAACGGAAGGGAAGGCGGGCGACCAAAAACGCCGGTCCCCGGGAGCCCCGGGACGGGGCACCGTGGACCGGCGCTGGCGGCTCGCTACTTCTTGGAGCCGGCGGCCTTGCCGAAGCGGGCCTCGAAGCGGGCCACACGGCCACCGGTGTCGAGGATCTTCTGCTTGCCCGTGTAGAACGGGTGGCACTCGGAGCAGACCTCGGCACGGACGGTGCCGCTGGAGATCGTGCTGCGGGTGGTGAACGACGCGCCACAGGTGCAGCTGACCTGCGTCTCGACGTACTCGGGGTGGATGTCGCGCTTCAAGGTGTCTCCTAGTTTCGGGAGGGCGCCGGGTCGCAGCCGCGGATTGCGGAGGCGTGAACCGGAGCCGACGTACCAGTCTGCCAGGACTGGCCGCATCCCCCAAAACCGGGGGGCGCCGTGATCTATTCCCCCGGGTGCGCGCGGGGCCCGTACGAGGGGCTACGAGGAGGACACGACGCCCTTGGCGTCGCCGCCGGCGGTGCCCTTGGTGGCGCTCTTCGGGATCGCCCGGTCGTTCTCCAGGGCGGTCCACACCTGCTTCGCCTTGGCCTTCTGCACGATGACGCGGTTCATGTTCGCCGGGTCGTACTGGACCGGCATCGTGACCATGTTCATGTGCGAGGAGCTGATGCCCTTGAGGCCGCTCGCGAAGGACATCAGGGAGTTCACCGAACCCAGGTCCGAGTCGGCCGTGACGGCCTTGGTGGCGGTGTCGG
It includes:
- the prmC gene encoding peptide chain release factor N(5)-glutamine methyltransferase, whose amino-acid sequence is MNLLLAEVAQATQRLADAGVPSPRNDAEELAAFVHGVKRGALHSVKDTDFDARYWEVIARREQREPLQHITGRAFFRYLELQVGPGVFVPRPETESVVGWAIDAVRAMDVVEPLIVDLCTGSGAIALALAQEVPRSRVHAVELSEDALRWTRKNTEGSRVDLRQGNALDAFPDLDGQVDLVISNPPYIPLTEWEYVAPEARDYDPELALFSGEDGLELIRGLERTAHRLLRPGGVVVVEHADTQGGQVPWIFTEERGWADAADHPDLNNRPRFATARRAMP
- the rpmE gene encoding 50S ribosomal protein L31; protein product: MKRDIHPEYVETQVSCTCGASFTTRSTISSGTVRAEVCSECHPFYTGKQKILDTGGRVARFEARFGKAAGSKK
- the prfA gene encoding peptide chain release factor 1 → MFEAVEDLVGEHADLETKLADPSVHSDQANARKLNKRYAELTPIVATYRSWKQTGDDIVTAREFAADDPDFVAEVKELEKQREELTEKLRLLLVPRDPSDDKDVILEIKAGAGGDESALFAGDLLRMYLRYAERVGWKTEIIDATESELGGYKDVQVAVKTKGGQGATEPGQGVWARMKYEGGVHRVQRVPATESQGRIHTSAAGVLVTPEAEEVDVEVNPNDLRIDVYRSSGPGGQSVNTTDSAVRITHIPTGVVASCQNEKSQLQNKEQALRILRSRLLAAAQEEAEREAADARRSQVRTVDRSEKIRTYNFPENRISDHRVGFKAYNLDQVLDGDLDAMIQACVDADSAAKLAAA